The following are encoded in a window of Peromyscus leucopus breed LL Stock chromosome X, UCI_PerLeu_2.1, whole genome shotgun sequence genomic DNA:
- the LOC114683858 gene encoding melanoma antigen preferentially expressed in tumors-like: MMMDERDPSTLLDLAIQSLLSNEPVAIHSLGEIPRELFVPLFSAAFMGGYRKTLTEMVKVWPFTCLHIGTLSVQEPQRELLKAMVESLQFLPVQNSAARSPKLRILDVRQGVDCRTTCPEFGIRSPTCFHGCTHSVHSIMKLESQCSIVNSKPKSQSSRQPMEILVDLSLDGTLREREFFALLLNKVEQSSGSLHLCCRDLQIDKFSYARNTLKFLDLTCIHNLAVDQASLSEVTTILAHMIYLDSLSLSKITFRSLHGKVFQMFLNCLRQMNCLKEFNLSSFSLTDHLASLLRALPPNLDFLYLPFCEISYRDLKFLSQSPQATHLKLLNLSNNPMYWDDCGPFQILLQKLSDTLQHLAINHCHLTDATLSAILPALSKCSHLRVISFVSNPISMPMLMRILHYLTPLMELKYVIYPIPVHCYEQWRFHGSLDRQKLADVQAQLKAMLQTAKRSDMNWITYSQ; this comes from the exons ATGATGATGGATGAAAGGGACCCATCTACGCTGTTGGACCTTGCTATACAGAGTTTACTGAGCAATGAACCTGTTGCAATTCATTCCCTCGGGGAGATCCCCCGGGAGCTTTTTGTTCCATTGTTCTCTGCTGCCTTCATGGGAGGATATAGGAAGACACTGACAGAAATGGTGAAGGTTTGGCCCTTTACCTGTCTCCACATTGGAACATTGAGTGTACAGGAACCTCAACGAGAACTCCTGAAAGCCATGGTTGAGAGTCTTCAGTTCCTACCTGTCCAAAACTCGGCTGCTAG GAGCCCTAAACTGAGGATCCTGGATGTAAGGCAGGGTGTTGACTGCAGGACAACATGCCCTGAATTTGGAATCAGATCGCCTACTTGTTTTCATGGCTGTACTCACTCTGTACACTCTATTATGAAGTTAGAAAGCCAGTGCAGCATTGTCAACTCAAAGCCTAAGAGTCAATCCTCAAGGCAGCCTATGGAAATACTAGTGGACCTATCCCTCGATGGCACCTTGAGAGAAAGGGAattttttgctttgcttctgaATAAAGTTGAACAGAGCTCAGGGTCATTACACCTCTGCTGTCGAGACTTGCAAATTGATAAATTTTCCTATGCCAGAAACACTCTGAAGTTTTTAGATCTGACATGCATTCATAACCTGGCAGTTGATCAGGCTTCACTGAGTGAAGTTACCACCATTCTAGCTCACATGATCTATCTGGATAGCCTCAGTCTGTCTAAAATCACTTTTAGGTCTTTGCATGGGAAAGTCTTCCAAATGTTTCTCAACTGTCTTAGGCAGATGAACTGCCTGAAAGAGTTCAACTTGTCTTCCTTCAGCCTCACGGATCATCTGGCCAGCCTACTCAG AGCCTTACCACCTAATTTGGACTTCTTGTATCTGCCATTCTGTGAAATTTCTTACAGAGACCTCAAATTTCTGTCCCAGAGCCCTCAGGCCACCCACCTCAAGCTGTTGAATCTTAGTAACAACCCAATGTATTGGGATGATTGTGGGCCTTTTCAGATTCTTTTACAGAAACTCTCAGACACCTTGCAGCATTTGGCTATAAATCATTGCCATTTAACAGATGCTACACTCTCTGCAATCCTTCCAGCCCTAAGTAAGTGTTCCCATCTCCGTGTGATTAGCTTTGTCTCTAACCCCATTTCGATGCCTATGCTTATGAGAATCCTTCACTACTTAAcacctttgatggagttgaaataCGTGATTTACCCTATTCCTGTGCATTGCTATGAACAATGGCGTTTTCATGGCAGCTTAGACCGACAGAAGCTTGCTGATGTCCAAGCACAACTGAAGGCAATGCTACAGACGGCAAAGCGAAGTGACATGAACTGGATCACTTATTCTCAGTAA